A single window of Trueperaceae bacterium DNA harbors:
- a CDS encoding adenine deaminase C-terminal domain-containing protein, with translation MAPHDASPDPGSLPGPDARRALVDVATGRAPADLHLRGAHVLDPFVREARPADVLITGRWIAAVVSPAAAARGDRPPAAATLELPGALLTPGLLDGHMHLESSLVTPARYAEAVLPRGVTGVITDPHEVANVAGVPAVRWLLAAARGLPFDVFATVPSCVPSTALETPGAHLDADAIRTLMGDDGVVGLAELMSFPDVVAGEPEALAKAAVAEAAAATVEGHAPGLGGSALQAYLAAGVQSDHEASRFEEGLEKLRAGMFLFVREGSVAKDAAALAPLFDAARAERLGFCSDDQLPHDLLRLGGVDHAVRTAIRAGADPLAALAAATWNVARHYRLPRRGAVAPGYLADLTAWGADLGDLHAVRVFKGGREVARDGALVAPLAGPDDPGVGAAGAGLAASVTVPADVAASLDAALRWRDGDPGAPVPVVGVRPGSLATDAREATPRVDAGRLAADPARDLALLTCTERHGVHGRSAAAYVQGFTLERGALACSVGHDHHNLMAVGADAPSIAVALKRVAALGGGLVAVEDGAVLAELALPFGGLLTDAPLDAVADALDALDAAAASLGVTLPSPLMALSFLGLAVIPDLKLTDRGLVDVREARLVPVPYGPAPTST, from the coding sequence ATGGCGCCCCACGATGCTTCGCCCGACCCCGGTTCGCTTCCCGGCCCCGACGCCCGCCGCGCGCTGGTGGACGTCGCGACCGGCCGCGCGCCGGCGGACCTGCACCTGCGCGGTGCGCACGTCCTCGACCCGTTCGTCCGGGAGGCCCGCCCCGCCGACGTGTTGATCACGGGCCGCTGGATCGCGGCGGTCGTGTCGCCCGCCGCCGCCGCCCGTGGCGACCGTCCCCCGGCCGCCGCCACGCTGGAGCTGCCCGGGGCGCTGCTCACCCCCGGCCTGCTGGACGGGCACATGCACCTCGAGTCGTCGCTCGTGACGCCCGCCCGCTACGCCGAAGCGGTCCTCCCGCGCGGCGTGACCGGCGTGATCACCGACCCGCACGAGGTCGCCAACGTCGCCGGCGTGCCCGCCGTGCGCTGGCTCCTCGCCGCCGCGCGGGGCCTCCCGTTCGACGTGTTCGCGACGGTGCCGTCCTGCGTCCCCTCGACCGCGCTGGAGACGCCCGGCGCGCACCTCGACGCCGACGCGATCCGCACCCTGATGGGCGACGACGGCGTCGTCGGCCTGGCGGAACTCATGAGCTTCCCCGACGTCGTCGCCGGCGAACCGGAGGCGCTCGCGAAGGCCGCCGTCGCCGAAGCCGCCGCCGCCACCGTCGAGGGGCACGCCCCCGGCCTGGGGGGCTCGGCGCTGCAGGCGTACCTCGCCGCCGGCGTGCAGAGCGACCACGAGGCCAGCCGCTTCGAGGAGGGGCTCGAGAAGCTCCGCGCGGGGATGTTCCTGTTCGTCCGCGAGGGGTCGGTCGCCAAGGACGCCGCCGCCCTCGCCCCGTTGTTCGACGCCGCCCGCGCCGAACGCCTCGGCTTCTGCAGCGACGACCAACTCCCCCACGACCTCCTCCGGCTCGGGGGGGTCGACCACGCGGTCCGCACCGCGATTCGGGCCGGCGCGGACCCGCTCGCCGCGCTCGCGGCGGCGACGTGGAACGTCGCTCGGCACTACCGGCTGCCGCGCCGCGGAGCGGTCGCGCCCGGTTACCTCGCCGACCTGACCGCCTGGGGGGCGGACCTCGGTGACCTGCACGCCGTGCGCGTGTTCAAGGGCGGCCGCGAGGTGGCGCGCGACGGGGCGCTCGTCGCGCCGCTCGCCGGGCCGGACGACCCGGGGGTGGGCGCCGCGGGGGCCGGCCTCGCGGCGAGCGTGACGGTGCCGGCCGACGTCGCGGCGTCGCTCGACGCTGCGCTCCGCTGGCGCGACGGCGACCCGGGCGCACCGGTCCCGGTCGTCGGGGTGCGGCCGGGGAGCCTCGCGACCGACGCGCGCGAGGCGACGCCGCGCGTGGATGCCGGGCGCCTCGCGGCCGACCCCGCCCGGGACCTGGCGTTGCTGACGTGCACCGAACGCCACGGGGTGCACGGGCGCAGCGCCGCGGCGTACGTCCAGGGCTTCACGCTCGAGCGGGGGGCGCTCGCGTGCAGCGTCGGGCACGACCACCACAACCTGATGGCGGTCGGGGCGGACGCGCCGTCGATCGCCGTGGCGCTGAAGCGCGTGGCGGCGCTCGGGGGTGGGCTGGTGGCGGTCGAGGACGGCGCCGTCCTCGCGGAGTTGGCGCTTCCGTTCGGGGGGCTCCTCACCGACGCGCCGCTCGACGCGGTGGCGGACGCCCTGGATGCCCTCGACGCCGCCGCGGCGTCGCTGGGCGTCACGCTGCCCTCGCCGTTGATGGCGCTGTCGTTCCTCGGGTTGGCCGTCATCCCCGACCTCAAGCTCACCGACCGCGGGCTCGTCGACGTCCGGGAGGCCCGGCTGGTGCCGGTGCCGTACGGGCCCGCCCCCACCTCGACGTGA